The Haloarcula laminariae genome includes a window with the following:
- a CDS encoding PadR family transcriptional regulator produces MHELTGFQRDILYVIAGLEEPHGLAVKAELDDYYEQEINHGRLYPNLDDLVGKGLLEKGELDKRTNMYTVTQRGVREIEARREWESQYLEDVNVPTQS; encoded by the coding sequence ATGCACGAGCTAACTGGGTTCCAGCGGGACATCTTGTACGTGATCGCCGGGCTCGAGGAACCACACGGGCTCGCAGTAAAGGCCGAACTTGACGACTACTACGAACAAGAGATCAACCACGGCCGCCTCTATCCGAATCTCGACGACCTCGTCGGCAAAGGCCTCCTGGAGAAAGGTGAACTCGACAAACGGACGAACATGTACACGGTCACACAACGCGGAGTGCGGGAGATCGAGGCGCGACGTGAGTGGGAAAGCCAGTATTTAGAGGACGTGAACGTTCCCACCCAGTCGTAG
- a CDS encoding multicopper oxidase domain-containing protein gives MTTRFGAPGTGLSRREFLAATGATGLASLSGCSAGGTNEPAATSDKPTQAQTDSPNLPYTSPPTVVNVDEQGGEVTVRTQQARHAVHPLDTMGGPVEFPRVWAFQADDNDPSVPGPILRTTEGNAMEVTLDNTDGRRPHTIHFHGVRKTWKNDGVPTTTGIQVPPGETHTYEIPANVPGTHFYHCHFQTHRHIDMGMYGVYRVDPEGYEPADREYFMTIKDWDSRVPRKWAGEADFTYNSASRNPDVFTVNGKSAPRTLHPEEGSPIIVDEGDSVRIHLVNGGYMSHPMHIHNHRFQRVEKDGGTIPEAARHDMDVTNVAPAERHTIEFTADADPGIYLMHCHKVNHVMNGTFYPGGMLTGVVYRSVMDTDIFNQLMEYAGYST, from the coding sequence ATGACTACACGTTTCGGCGCACCCGGAACCGGACTGTCCCGGCGTGAGTTTCTCGCGGCAACTGGCGCGACTGGTCTCGCTTCGTTATCAGGCTGTTCTGCGGGCGGAACCAACGAGCCAGCAGCAACGAGCGACAAGCCCACGCAGGCACAAACTGACTCGCCTAATCTCCCATACACCAGCCCTCCAACAGTCGTCAACGTCGACGAGCAGGGCGGCGAAGTGACGGTGCGGACTCAGCAGGCCCGCCACGCCGTCCACCCGCTCGATACAATGGGTGGGCCCGTCGAATTCCCACGCGTCTGGGCGTTCCAGGCCGACGACAACGACCCCAGCGTCCCCGGCCCAATTCTTAGAACGACCGAGGGTAACGCGATGGAGGTGACACTCGACAATACCGATGGCCGACGTCCCCACACGATTCACTTCCACGGGGTTCGCAAGACGTGGAAGAACGACGGTGTTCCGACGACGACCGGCATTCAGGTCCCGCCAGGGGAGACACACACCTACGAAATACCCGCTAACGTCCCTGGGACGCATTTCTACCATTGTCACTTCCAGACCCACCGACATATCGACATGGGCATGTACGGGGTCTACCGAGTCGATCCCGAAGGCTACGAACCGGCGGACCGCGAGTACTTTATGACGATCAAGGACTGGGATTCGCGGGTTCCACGGAAGTGGGCCGGTGAGGCGGACTTCACCTACAATTCGGCAAGTCGAAATCCAGACGTGTTTACCGTCAATGGGAAGAGCGCGCCCCGGACGCTGCACCCCGAAGAAGGGTCCCCGATCATCGTCGACGAGGGCGATTCAGTTCGTATCCACCTCGTCAACGGCGGGTACATGTCGCACCCGATGCACATCCATAACCACCGCTTCCAGCGCGTCGAAAAGGACGGCGGGACGATTCCGGAGGCTGCCCGACACGACATGGACGTCACGAACGTTGCCCCTGCTGAACGACACACGATCGAATTTACTGCCGATGCAGACCCCGGCATCTACCTGATGCACTGTCACAAAGTCAACCACGTGATGAACGGCACATTCTATCCCGGCGGGATGCTTACTGGAGTGGTCTATCGGTCCGTCATGGATACGGACATCTTCAACCAGCTTATGGAGTACGCCGGCTACTCCACGTAG
- a CDS encoding DUF7260 family protein, which yields MTLAQGSWPTYTDAALDSVRRERREVERECRAFQRFRQRIQTVDTQTPRFERSVVGVNQNFISEEKSIRDAIEPWYHDTVMAVDHYGDVYGDSFEASLSAEFGVDVLVLISEATTFSPVIKQRLLEAAQQCIDNRQVFLESLQDEFTTLKDAQSTVQEIREAIAELDSTELQRGSDTELTDRYDTLHTLNSECKSWIQQRQEEIHTHRIDRSADVDTHTDLCSYLYEGLEVDYPVLATFVDILEIISQYE from the coding sequence ATGACGCTCGCACAAGGCTCGTGGCCGACATACACGGATGCTGCCCTCGATAGTGTTCGGCGAGAACGACGTGAGGTCGAACGTGAATGTCGAGCCTTCCAACGGTTTCGCCAGCGTATTCAGACAGTCGACACACAGACTCCTCGGTTCGAACGGTCCGTTGTTGGAGTGAATCAGAACTTTATATCCGAAGAGAAGTCGATCCGTGATGCCATCGAGCCGTGGTATCATGATACTGTAATGGCAGTCGACCACTACGGCGACGTGTACGGTGATTCGTTCGAGGCGAGCCTCAGTGCCGAGTTCGGGGTCGATGTGTTGGTTCTAATCTCGGAAGCGACTACGTTCTCACCAGTCATCAAACAACGACTCCTCGAGGCCGCACAGCAGTGTATTGACAACCGCCAGGTCTTTCTGGAGAGCCTCCAGGATGAATTCACTACGCTCAAAGATGCGCAATCTACAGTTCAGGAGATTCGAGAGGCGATAGCAGAACTTGATTCTACGGAATTACAGAGGGGCTCAGATACTGAACTGACCGACCGATACGACACGCTTCACACGTTGAATAGTGAATGTAAGAGTTGGATCCAGCAACGGCAGGAGGAAATCCACACTCATCGAATCGATCGATCGGCAGACGTGGATACCCACACTGATCTCTGTTCGTATCTCTATGAGGGTCTGGAGGTTGATTATCCGGTATTGGCGACGTTTGTCGATATCTTGGAAATCATTTCCCAATATGAGTAG
- a CDS encoding heavy metal translocating P-type ATPase: MAPTDDIMRKPESGTDEREAAMHRSGAEDRVFLQVDGMHCATCEGFLESVAKDCEGVVDAAASYVTETVRITYDPDRVSKETLCDALSTLGYSATLRAGGNNGSPTVIGQSRRSDEPNERGIDEVLGFRYAVGVIFGTFMVLPYAVLLYPAQLSSFFGDGTLDMYASASGLGGGDGLLILPLFLVLTGVVLLFTGLPLLQGAYVSLKMRQPNTDLLVALTIVSAYVYSTIAFLLGRIDVFYDLTILVAASVVAAIFYESLSKQRAMDRLTNLTISHVTEARRYGADGMTTMVDVHDLEPGERVLVCEGERIPVDGVLAEGECTVDEAIVTGESLPVSKRAGDDVVGGAVVTNGAAVLTVSDGTTSSIDRLITSVWNLQSGEHGVQRQADRLASVIIPVVVGGAVLTGLGSLLVGTGIPVAVLTALGVLLVGCLWALGLATPLSVATSIEQAVERGIVIFDETVFERLRNVDVVVFDKTGTITTGQMDVLEADAPSDLLEIVAALEQRASHPAAAAIVNTFVQGSQDDDRPRADGGVTDGSDHEHAADITEFTSHATGVEGVVADTRVLVGNLDLFADLGWSVSEQIATRATGARTAGQLPVVVGRDGHAEGVIVVGDEPRPSWDDTLTQLSDRDIEIVVLTGDDEAATDFLDSHPAVDHVFAGVPPAGKTATIRRLQSRGQVTMVGDGTNDAPALATADLGISLGGGTALASDAADISIVDDDLAAVETTFDLADAARRRVTQNNGPALLYNLVTMPLAATGLLNPVFAMGAVVATGGLLAANSFRDLLHE, from the coding sequence ATGGCTCCGACGGACGATATCATGCGCAAGCCTGAGTCTGGAACGGACGAGCGCGAGGCAGCCATGCATCGATCAGGAGCTGAGGACCGTGTCTTCCTCCAAGTCGACGGGATGCACTGTGCGACGTGTGAGGGATTTCTCGAATCGGTCGCCAAGGATTGCGAAGGCGTCGTCGATGCGGCAGCAAGCTACGTGACCGAGACGGTTCGTATCACATACGATCCTGATCGCGTCTCAAAGGAGACTCTCTGTGATGCCCTGAGTACGCTCGGTTATTCGGCAACCCTTCGTGCTGGAGGGAATAATGGCTCACCGACTGTAATCGGACAGTCACGGCGATCTGACGAGCCGAATGAACGAGGGATTGATGAGGTGCTGGGATTCCGTTACGCTGTTGGCGTCATTTTTGGGACGTTCATGGTCCTCCCGTATGCGGTTCTCCTCTATCCGGCGCAGCTCTCGTCATTCTTTGGCGATGGGACGCTCGATATGTACGCGAGTGCGTCCGGACTCGGCGGTGGAGATGGCCTGTTGATCCTGCCACTCTTCCTCGTTTTGACAGGGGTGGTTCTGTTATTCACTGGCCTCCCACTGTTACAAGGTGCGTATGTTAGTCTGAAGATGCGACAGCCGAACACAGACCTGCTCGTCGCACTTACCATCGTGAGTGCCTACGTGTACAGTACGATTGCCTTTCTCCTCGGTCGGATCGATGTTTTCTACGACCTCACGATTCTGGTTGCCGCGAGTGTGGTGGCTGCTATCTTCTACGAATCCCTGAGCAAACAGCGAGCGATGGATCGCCTGACGAATCTCACTATCTCTCACGTCACCGAGGCCAGGCGGTATGGCGCCGATGGGATGACAACGATGGTCGACGTACACGATCTGGAACCTGGGGAGCGTGTCCTCGTCTGCGAGGGCGAACGAATCCCGGTCGATGGAGTTCTCGCTGAGGGTGAGTGCACGGTCGATGAAGCGATCGTGACGGGCGAGTCGCTCCCGGTATCGAAGCGAGCGGGCGACGACGTCGTCGGCGGGGCGGTCGTCACAAATGGTGCTGCTGTTCTCACAGTGAGCGATGGGACAACCAGTAGTATCGATCGCCTCATCACCTCGGTCTGGAATCTCCAGAGCGGGGAGCACGGCGTCCAGCGGCAGGCCGACCGGCTCGCGTCGGTCATCATCCCGGTCGTCGTCGGTGGGGCGGTACTCACTGGATTGGGGTCGCTTCTGGTGGGGACTGGCATTCCCGTCGCCGTCCTGACGGCGCTGGGAGTTCTCCTGGTTGGGTGTCTGTGGGCACTTGGCCTGGCAACCCCGCTCTCGGTGGCAACCAGTATCGAACAAGCGGTAGAGCGGGGAATCGTCATCTTCGACGAGACCGTCTTCGAGCGCCTTCGGAACGTCGACGTCGTCGTCTTCGACAAAACGGGGACTATCACAACCGGCCAGATGGATGTCCTCGAGGCGGATGCACCGTCGGATCTCCTTGAAATCGTCGCGGCCCTCGAACAGCGAGCATCCCACCCGGCGGCCGCCGCGATCGTGAATACGTTCGTACAGGGGAGCCAGGACGACGACCGACCGAGGGCCGATGGGGGTGTTACCGATGGAAGTGACCACGAGCACGCAGCGGACATCACTGAATTCACGAGCCACGCGACCGGCGTCGAAGGAGTCGTCGCGGACACGCGCGTTCTCGTCGGGAATCTCGATCTCTTCGCGGACCTGGGGTGGTCGGTGAGCGAGCAGATCGCGACGCGGGCCACAGGGGCACGAACGGCCGGTCAGCTACCGGTCGTCGTCGGCCGTGACGGTCATGCAGAGGGCGTCATCGTCGTGGGAGACGAACCACGCCCGAGTTGGGATGACACACTCACGCAACTGAGTGATCGTGATATCGAGATCGTCGTTCTGACCGGCGATGACGAGGCCGCCACTGACTTTCTCGACAGCCACCCTGCCGTCGATCACGTGTTCGCGGGGGTCCCACCCGCAGGCAAGACCGCGACGATTCGGCGGTTGCAGTCCCGGGGACAGGTTACGATGGTCGGTGATGGAACGAACGATGCGCCGGCCCTAGCGACCGCAGACCTGGGAATCTCGCTCGGTGGGGGGACGGCACTCGCATCCGATGCCGCGGATATTTCTATCGTCGATGACGACCTCGCGGCGGTGGAGACGACGTTCGATCTCGCAGATGCAGCTCGTCGGCGTGTCACACAGAACAACGGGCCAGCGCTGCTCTATAATCTGGTCACGATGCCCCTCGCAGCGACGGGGTTGCTGAATCCGGTGTTCGCGATGGGTGCGGTCGTGGCGACCGGCGGTCTCCTCGCGGCGAACTCGTTTCGAGACCTGCTTCACGAGTAG
- a CDS encoding disulfide bond formation protein B yields the protein MQLDQTESWMSEGRFWLAGGACVAAVATLGSLWFSLGLGLVPCTLCWYQRILMYPLVVVLGVAALESHNTVWRTVVPLSVVGVLIAGYHSVLQATTASCTFAGPCAVVQWQAPVLGLTIPNLSLIAFVLVTITVLAGSNLVEPEHQP from the coding sequence ATGCAACTGGATCAAACTGAATCATGGATGTCCGAAGGACGATTCTGGCTTGCAGGCGGGGCATGCGTCGCGGCGGTTGCGACCCTGGGAAGCCTCTGGTTCAGTCTCGGCCTCGGTCTCGTTCCGTGTACCCTCTGTTGGTATCAACGTATCCTCATGTATCCGCTTGTCGTCGTTCTCGGCGTTGCCGCCCTCGAGAGTCACAACACAGTCTGGCGAACAGTTGTGCCACTGTCCGTGGTGGGTGTTTTAATCGCGGGATATCACTCCGTGCTCCAAGCAACGACGGCCTCATGCACCTTTGCTGGCCCCTGTGCAGTCGTCCAATGGCAGGCTCCGGTGCTCGGACTCACGATTCCGAATCTCTCACTGATCGCGTTCGTACTCGTGACCATTACAGTCCTCGCTGGATCGAACCTCGTCGAACCTGAACATCAGCCATGA
- a CDS encoding plastocyanin/azurin family copper-binding protein: MERRQVLKTAGLLATGGVTGLAGCSSSGNGDSGGEPTTTETQETTGGSGDSNTVMMVTEGSEYYFDPIGLFIESGETVTFEIQSGSHSATAYKQGTSSAEVTRIPEGAETFNSEILSEQGATFEHTFETTGTYDYFCIPHKSLGMVGRIVVGEPGGPAEGSMPPDGDVPESQTIVDQGSVSYSSFSG, encoded by the coding sequence ATGGAGCGTCGACAGGTCCTCAAGACAGCCGGACTTCTCGCAACAGGTGGCGTAACTGGTCTCGCCGGATGCAGTAGTTCGGGGAACGGAGATAGTGGCGGTGAGCCAACCACGACTGAAACGCAGGAGACAACTGGTGGGTCAGGAGACTCGAATACCGTTATGATGGTTACCGAAGGGAGCGAGTATTATTTCGATCCCATCGGTCTGTTCATCGAATCCGGGGAGACAGTCACGTTCGAAATCCAGAGTGGGAGTCACTCGGCAACTGCCTACAAACAAGGAACGAGTTCAGCAGAGGTGACACGGATTCCCGAGGGAGCAGAAACGTTCAATAGCGAAATCCTGAGTGAACAGGGGGCAACGTTCGAGCATACGTTCGAGACCACGGGGACGTACGATTATTTCTGTATCCCGCACAAGTCCCTGGGGATGGTTGGTCGGATTGTCGTTGGCGAACCCGGCGGTCCCGCGGAGGGGAGTATGCCGCCGGACGGAGACGTTCCCGAAAGCCAGACCATCGTCGATCAGGGCAGCGTCTCATACAGCTCGTTCTCCGGGTAG
- a CDS encoding CPBP family intramembrane glutamic endopeptidase: MSSISRFRSVASAIGLTYGSYVAGAIVILAVATVVGVFGVDLASRPALRLVLSTFFLQGVTFGGIAILYLKGRDLGFGFVPVRLPDKREGAVIIGGSIAILGLLFVASSVITALGLNSAQNQIVKVGRQNPSVFLLLIPLQFLLVGPGEELLFRGLVQGTLRESLHPARAIILASALFASIHLFSLSGEGKLVYIGIAFVLALVLGAAYEYTDNLTVPAVIHGTYNAVQFAGAYLTATGGL, from the coding sequence ATGTCGTCGATATCTCGTTTCCGGTCTGTCGCCTCGGCGATTGGTCTCACGTATGGATCATACGTCGCGGGGGCTATCGTAATCCTTGCCGTCGCGACGGTCGTCGGAGTGTTCGGAGTCGACCTCGCGTCACGTCCAGCCCTCAGGTTGGTCTTGAGTACGTTCTTCCTCCAAGGAGTGACGTTTGGGGGCATCGCCATCCTCTATCTCAAAGGCCGTGATCTCGGATTTGGATTCGTTCCAGTTCGTCTGCCTGACAAGCGTGAGGGGGCGGTGATTATCGGAGGGAGTATAGCGATCCTTGGGTTGCTCTTTGTGGCGTCCTCAGTAATCACGGCCCTGGGTCTGAACTCGGCTCAGAATCAGATCGTCAAGGTCGGGCGACAAAATCCGAGTGTCTTCCTTCTTCTGATCCCGCTCCAATTTCTGTTGGTCGGCCCGGGAGAAGAGCTGTTGTTCCGGGGCCTCGTCCAGGGCACCCTCCGTGAAAGTCTCCATCCGGCTCGTGCAATCATCCTCGCAAGCGCTCTGTTCGCATCGATCCATCTCTTCTCGTTGTCAGGGGAAGGCAAACTGGTGTACATCGGTATCGCATTCGTCCTGGCCTTGGTACTGGGAGCAGCGTACGAGTACACGGACAACCTCACAGTTCCGGCTGTGATTCACGGGACGTATAACGCGGTGCAGTTCGCAGGGGCCTATCTGACGGCGACAGGCGGACTCTAA
- the cydB gene encoding cytochrome d ubiquinol oxidase subunit II has protein sequence MTSVGSLATKPLFGLPLAELWFALLFFIFGMFLFLDGFDFGVGVLFATRDDDHEKEQLLAAVGPFWDGNEVWLVVFGGALFAAFPSVYANLFSRYYLLMFAILAALGLRGLAPEMYEERENDRWRTLWGYSFVIGSTVTPFLLGLFVMNWLLGATSLITPVGVLGGLTVLTLTIVDGAAFLGLKTRGALRGEMRTYGIRAAVGYLGGAIITLGAIYVTEPGLRSSFRSPTVVALIILTATLTGIYVVALRKRRYYAAFAATVALVFGFVGLVATLLFPVVDRTAGLTIRDAIISTLPLNLMSIMASVLLPIVLIYFIVLYSAFSGPVDTEGTYG, from the coding sequence GTGACTAGCGTCGGATCGCTGGCCACGAAGCCGCTATTCGGATTACCACTCGCCGAGCTCTGGTTCGCGCTGCTGTTCTTCATATTCGGGATGTTTCTCTTTCTCGACGGGTTCGACTTCGGCGTGGGCGTCCTGTTTGCGACCCGTGACGACGACCACGAGAAAGAACAGCTGTTGGCGGCTGTTGGGCCGTTCTGGGACGGGAACGAGGTCTGGCTCGTCGTCTTTGGTGGAGCACTATTCGCGGCGTTTCCGTCCGTCTACGCGAACCTCTTCAGCCGGTACTATCTGTTGATGTTCGCGATTCTCGCCGCACTCGGGCTCCGAGGGCTCGCTCCCGAGATGTACGAGGAGCGCGAAAATGACCGTTGGCGGACACTCTGGGGCTACTCGTTCGTCATCGGGAGTACCGTGACGCCGTTTCTGCTAGGGCTGTTCGTGATGAACTGGCTGCTCGGGGCGACCAGCCTGATCACCCCAGTGGGGGTCCTCGGTGGTCTCACAGTCCTCACCCTCACGATCGTCGACGGGGCGGCATTCCTCGGGCTGAAAACCCGCGGCGCGCTGCGAGGCGAAATGCGGACCTACGGTATTCGAGCCGCCGTGGGTTATCTTGGTGGAGCAATCATCACTCTCGGAGCGATATACGTGACCGAACCAGGGCTGCGCTCCTCTTTCCGATCCCCCACCGTCGTTGCACTTATAATTCTCACTGCAACTCTGACGGGAATCTACGTCGTCGCGCTCCGCAAACGTCGGTACTACGCCGCGTTCGCGGCGACAGTCGCGCTCGTCTTCGGATTCGTAGGGCTCGTTGCGACCCTACTGTTCCCCGTCGTCGATCGAACGGCTGGACTCACCATCCGAGATGCGATCATCTCGACGCTTCCGCTCAATCTCATGTCGATCATGGCGAGCGTGCTGCTGCCGATTGTGCTCATATACTTTATCGTGCTCTATTCAGCGTTCAGTGGTCCCGTCGATACTGAGGGAACGTACGGATGA
- a CDS encoding DUF7333 family protein — translation MEFDFVRSVAPLVVIVAVAAIALTTVMTSSTVFMMVLPSMIVFSVIAFFFGMKHGEFRASP, via the coding sequence ATGGAATTCGACTTTGTGCGCTCGGTGGCTCCCCTTGTCGTAATTGTCGCCGTCGCGGCGATCGCGCTCACGACCGTGATGACCTCCTCGACAGTCTTCATGATGGTTCTGCCCTCGATGATCGTCTTCTCAGTCATCGCGTTCTTCTTCGGGATGAAACACGGCGAGTTCCGCGCCAGTCCGTAA
- a CDS encoding cytochrome ubiquinol oxidase subunit I has translation MVDPVLASRLQFALTTIVHIIFPVMSMGLAPFLIYFTWKEIRTEQPVYEQLRRFWTRIFAVSFVVGTVTGLVLEFEFGTNFAAFSTTAGELFGGPLALEGMMAFMLEATFLGIFVFGRDRVSDRLYFLSSIAVGLGTWLSAVWILIANSWMQTPRGFEIVVENGQRVVKLTDPLAAYLNPRFPYMFVHMQNAAVESVALFMAGVAAYYVFRHHVWGYPIEHINVWEKTLKIALVVLLITAPLQVIQGDEYARHVSETQPQKFAAMEAVWETDSYVPEYIVAFPTDVNDLLNPRTKELFGIGIPGGASWLASGGNPQATIRGLESFSTKAPPVAIVFWAFRIMVALGFWFILLAVWGAYRWWRGELFEDDLLHKALMASSLLGFLAVEVGWIVTEVGRQPWVIQGVMKTSAGVSSDLTGAEATFTLIGFATGYALLLSLYTYVVSRIIREGPPSYNELRLSDRAPPSKTEVTSSD, from the coding sequence ATGGTTGATCCCGTTCTTGCGAGCCGACTCCAGTTTGCGCTCACCACGATCGTTCACATCATCTTCCCAGTGATGAGTATGGGACTTGCACCGTTTCTCATCTATTTTACATGGAAAGAGATTCGTACAGAACAGCCAGTGTACGAACAGTTACGTCGGTTCTGGACGCGCATCTTTGCGGTCAGCTTCGTCGTTGGCACAGTGACCGGACTCGTCCTCGAGTTCGAATTCGGAACGAACTTCGCCGCGTTCTCGACTACCGCCGGGGAGCTGTTTGGCGGCCCGCTCGCGCTCGAAGGGATGATGGCGTTCATGCTGGAGGCGACGTTCCTCGGCATCTTCGTCTTCGGCCGTGACCGCGTCTCGGACCGCCTCTACTTCCTCTCGAGTATCGCGGTCGGGCTCGGGACGTGGCTCTCGGCCGTGTGGATCCTTATCGCGAACTCCTGGATGCAGACGCCTCGGGGCTTCGAGATCGTCGTCGAGAACGGCCAGCGAGTCGTAAAACTCACCGATCCGCTCGCGGCCTACCTCAACCCGAGATTCCCCTATATGTTCGTCCACATGCAGAACGCCGCAGTCGAGTCGGTGGCGCTCTTCATGGCCGGCGTCGCGGCCTACTACGTGTTCCGGCACCACGTCTGGGGCTACCCAATTGAACACATCAATGTCTGGGAGAAGACGCTCAAAATCGCGCTCGTTGTTCTCCTCATCACGGCTCCACTACAGGTAATTCAGGGCGATGAGTATGCCCGCCACGTCTCTGAAACCCAACCCCAGAAATTCGCCGCGATGGAAGCCGTCTGGGAAACAGACTCCTACGTCCCCGAGTATATTGTCGCGTTCCCCACGGACGTCAACGACCTGCTGAACCCACGCACGAAAGAGCTATTTGGCATCGGCATCCCGGGGGGAGCATCCTGGCTCGCGAGTGGCGGAAACCCACAGGCGACAATACGTGGCCTCGAATCCTTCTCGACGAAAGCCCCACCAGTGGCGATCGTCTTCTGGGCGTTCCGAATCATGGTTGCGCTCGGCTTCTGGTTCATCCTGTTGGCCGTCTGGGGTGCCTATCGATGGTGGCGTGGGGAACTCTTCGAGGACGACCTATTACACAAGGCTTTGATGGCCTCATCTCTCTTAGGGTTCCTCGCCGTGGAAGTCGGCTGGATCGTTACCGAGGTCGGGCGACAACCATGGGTCATTCAAGGAGTGATGAAAACAAGTGCTGGCGTTTCCTCCGATTTAACAGGTGCAGAAGCAACGTTCACGCTCATCGGCTTCGCCACCGGGTACGCCCTGTTGTTGAGCCTCTACACGTACGTCGTCAGTCGCATCATCAGAGAAGGGCCACCATCCTACAATGAACTCAGACTGAGTGACCGCGCCCCTCCATCGAAAACGGAGGTGACATCTAGTGACTAG